The following are encoded in a window of Pyxidicoccus trucidator genomic DNA:
- a CDS encoding CDP-alcohol phosphatidyltransferase family protein codes for MTTEPQGARRPRRHFSMIRTFVLADFVTLGNGFAGAGAILAAMQFLASGERLWLWVAFGLMPMALLLDVMDGRIARWRFKKSPLGADLDSLADVISFGMAPAALAFAVGMRGALDVAALLYFVACGISRLARFNVTSAELADATGKVKYFEGTPIPTSLALVMVLAVATWMDRIGPQLLGGVWDVGPVVLHPLALLYVASGSAMISKTLRIPKI; via the coding sequence ATGACGACCGAGCCGCAGGGTGCCCGCCGCCCGCGCCGCCACTTCTCGATGATCCGCACGTTCGTGCTCGCCGACTTCGTGACGCTGGGCAACGGCTTCGCGGGAGCAGGGGCCATCCTCGCCGCCATGCAGTTCCTGGCGTCGGGTGAGCGACTCTGGCTGTGGGTGGCCTTCGGGCTGATGCCGATGGCGCTGCTGCTGGACGTCATGGATGGGCGCATCGCCCGGTGGCGCTTCAAGAAGTCGCCCCTCGGAGCGGACCTGGACTCGCTGGCGGACGTCATCTCCTTCGGCATGGCACCGGCGGCGCTGGCCTTCGCGGTGGGGATGCGCGGGGCGCTCGACGTGGCGGCGCTGCTCTACTTCGTCGCGTGCGGCATCAGCCGGCTGGCGCGCTTCAACGTCACCTCCGCGGAGCTGGCGGACGCGACGGGGAAGGTGAAGTACTTCGAGGGTACGCCCATCCCCACCAGCCTCGCGCTCGTCATGGTGCTGGCGGTGGCCACGTGGATGGACCGCATCGGCCCCCAGTTGCTGGGCGGCGTGTGGGACGTGGGGCCGGTGGTGTTGCATCCGCTCGCGCTGCTGTACGTCGCCAGCGGAAGCGCGATGATCAGCAAGACACTGCGCATCCCCAAGATTTGA
- a CDS encoding choice-of-anchor D domain-containing protein, producing MTGRWGMLALAVVGLLAGCADRDRSALADGRLTATPGGVDFQKVAIFDAREAEISLRNVGRARINVTEVWVEGPEGSYLAEFTHEGPHSLQPGSACSLRVRFAPPKPGALPAMLVVRSDTRIEPLLKIPLSGLGVAAWAEVSPRRLDFGRIEADSSKTMMLKLDNPTEMPVEVTPRLVGADRDEFTLEPVTLAAGESREVPVTFSPVRVGRKQVALAVSPCRGCADLPVQVAAEALERAVVAEPEVVDFGAVPVDRESYRESRIRNISTEPATVTRLTLEGKDASFSQANAGFPLVLQPGEVRGFQLRYSPDHQGPAQDRALYHVESRRHPTLPVGLRGYGGAAELCVSPLSYDFGKQPLGSKTRVMVNVKNCGSSNAGALTLNTLGWQPAPGGELQFNHTPLAMPYTLQPGQEVNIAVFYEPTRAGSATGSLVMTTNAFSAATVQMDFRGQAEEHAPCQLVVTPLALDFGTVPPAQGAVLGVKLENRGTDLCPVKNIQLRDNGGGVFGMPGGALYGGIMYPGDWFSFLVSFTSPPTGGQFTGLLQVEQMDPANPVLLLPLRANSQTACLVASRRYLDWGVARRDCPPEPLEVNFLNACTAPVTVDNVSIGPGTTDSEFALQSVPDPLPFTLEPNQGFTVGVEYFAQVNGLNVSPLYVDSSDLPEPLLVPLIGESSKRVEKTDLFVQQDVSKVDVLFVVDNTDSMAVEQTRLVEAVPTFVDTAAEKNVNLHVAVTTTGIQQAPQSNPADNCPGGALGGEAGRFFPADNSFNRLLDSGMADLSAQLQRNVQVGKCAEVEEGFEAMRRALSRPLVDSVDDARTRLPRDGNLGFLRDEAALVVLFVSDEDDHSPDAVETYVQWAQQLKGVNQPQRATFYAIAPPEDGCDTAGGAGTRYAEATARTGGEVVSVCAPDYRPLLRAVADKAFSAQSRFPLSEVPEPGSIAVTVDGSPVTTGWTYDGATNSVVFANVPGPGARISITYRRSCAAL from the coding sequence ATGACGGGGCGCTGGGGCATGCTGGCCCTCGCGGTGGTGGGCTTGCTGGCCGGGTGTGCGGACAGGGACCGTTCGGCCCTGGCGGACGGACGGCTGACGGCCACTCCCGGCGGGGTCGACTTCCAGAAGGTGGCCATCTTCGACGCGCGCGAGGCGGAAATCTCGCTGCGCAACGTGGGCCGTGCGCGCATCAACGTGACTGAGGTGTGGGTGGAGGGGCCGGAGGGTTCCTACCTCGCCGAGTTCACCCATGAGGGGCCGCACAGCCTGCAGCCGGGGAGCGCGTGCAGCCTGCGCGTGCGCTTCGCGCCTCCGAAGCCGGGAGCGCTGCCGGCGATGCTGGTGGTGCGCTCGGACACGCGCATCGAACCGCTGCTGAAGATTCCGCTCAGCGGGCTGGGCGTGGCCGCGTGGGCGGAGGTGTCGCCGCGGCGGCTGGACTTCGGGCGAATCGAGGCGGACTCCAGCAAGACGATGATGCTCAAGCTGGACAACCCCACGGAGATGCCGGTGGAGGTGACGCCGCGCCTGGTGGGGGCGGACCGGGACGAGTTCACCCTGGAGCCGGTGACGCTGGCGGCCGGTGAGAGCCGGGAGGTGCCGGTGACGTTCAGCCCGGTGCGCGTGGGGCGCAAGCAGGTGGCGCTGGCGGTGTCGCCGTGCCGCGGCTGCGCGGACCTGCCGGTGCAGGTGGCCGCGGAGGCGCTGGAGCGGGCCGTCGTGGCGGAGCCCGAGGTGGTGGACTTCGGCGCGGTGCCGGTGGACCGCGAGTCCTACCGCGAGTCGCGCATCCGTAACATCAGCACCGAGCCGGCGACGGTGACGCGGCTGACGCTGGAGGGCAAGGACGCGTCCTTCAGCCAGGCCAACGCCGGCTTCCCGTTGGTGCTGCAGCCCGGCGAGGTGCGCGGCTTCCAGCTGCGCTACAGCCCGGACCACCAGGGCCCGGCGCAGGACAGGGCGCTGTACCACGTGGAGAGCCGTCGCCACCCCACGCTGCCGGTGGGGCTGCGCGGCTATGGCGGCGCGGCGGAGCTGTGCGTGTCGCCGCTGTCCTACGACTTCGGCAAGCAGCCGCTGGGCTCGAAGACGCGCGTCATGGTCAACGTGAAGAACTGCGGCTCGTCCAACGCGGGCGCGCTCACCCTCAACACCCTGGGGTGGCAGCCGGCGCCGGGCGGTGAGCTGCAGTTCAACCACACGCCGCTGGCCATGCCGTACACGCTGCAGCCGGGCCAGGAGGTGAACATCGCCGTCTTCTACGAGCCCACGCGCGCGGGCTCGGCGACGGGCTCGCTGGTGATGACGACCAACGCCTTCTCCGCGGCCACGGTGCAGATGGACTTCCGCGGCCAGGCGGAGGAGCACGCGCCCTGCCAGCTCGTCGTCACCCCGCTGGCGCTGGACTTCGGCACGGTGCCGCCGGCGCAGGGCGCGGTGCTGGGCGTGAAGCTGGAGAACCGGGGCACGGACCTGTGCCCGGTGAAGAACATCCAGCTGCGGGACAACGGAGGCGGCGTGTTCGGCATGCCCGGCGGCGCGCTGTACGGCGGCATCATGTACCCGGGAGACTGGTTCAGCTTCCTGGTGTCCTTCACCTCGCCGCCCACGGGCGGCCAGTTCACCGGCCTGCTCCAGGTGGAGCAGATGGACCCGGCCAACCCCGTCCTCCTGCTGCCGCTGCGGGCCAACTCGCAGACGGCGTGCCTGGTGGCGTCGCGCCGCTACCTCGACTGGGGCGTGGCGCGCCGCGACTGTCCGCCCGAGCCCCTGGAGGTGAACTTCCTCAACGCGTGCACCGCGCCGGTGACGGTGGACAACGTGTCGATTGGCCCGGGCACCACGGACTCCGAGTTCGCGCTGCAGAGCGTGCCGGACCCGCTGCCCTTCACCCTGGAGCCCAACCAGGGCTTCACGGTGGGCGTGGAGTACTTCGCGCAGGTCAACGGGCTGAACGTGTCGCCGCTCTACGTGGACTCGAGCGACTTGCCGGAGCCGCTGCTGGTGCCGCTCATCGGCGAGTCCTCCAAGCGGGTGGAGAAGACAGACCTCTTCGTGCAGCAGGACGTGAGCAAGGTGGACGTCCTCTTCGTGGTGGACAACACGGACTCCATGGCGGTGGAGCAGACGCGCCTGGTGGAGGCCGTCCCCACCTTCGTGGACACCGCGGCGGAGAAGAACGTCAACCTGCACGTGGCCGTCACCACCACCGGCATCCAGCAGGCGCCCCAGTCCAACCCGGCGGACAACTGCCCGGGTGGCGCGCTGGGCGGTGAGGCCGGCCGCTTCTTCCCGGCGGACAACAGCTTCAACCGCCTGCTCGACAGCGGCATGGCGGACCTGTCCGCGCAATTGCAGCGCAACGTGCAGGTGGGCAAGTGCGCCGAGGTGGAGGAGGGCTTCGAGGCCATGCGTCGCGCGCTGTCCCGGCCGCTGGTCGACAGCGTGGATGACGCGCGCACCCGCCTGCCGCGCGACGGCAACCTGGGCTTCCTCCGCGACGAGGCCGCGCTGGTGGTGCTCTTCGTCAGCGACGAGGACGACCACTCGCCGGACGCGGTGGAGACCTACGTGCAGTGGGCCCAGCAGCTCAAGGGCGTCAACCAGCCGCAGCGCGCGACGTTCTACGCGATTGCGCCTCCGGAGGACGGCTGCGACACGGCCGGTGGCGCGGGCACGCGCTACGCGGAGGCCACGGCGCGCACCGGTGGCGAGGTGGTGAGCGTGTGCGCTCCGGACTACCGGC